The following proteins are co-located in the Mycolicibacterium goodii genome:
- a CDS encoding 3-hydroxyacyl-CoA dehydrogenase NAD-binding domain-containing protein: MAENTIQWDKDADGIVTLTLDDPTGSANVMNEHYKASMHNAVEKLVAEKDSITGVVIASAKKTFFAGGDLKGMMKIGPDNAAEAFEEVETIKADLRKLETLGKPVVAAINGAALGGGLEIALATHHRIAADVKGVVIGLPEVTLGLLPGGGGVARTVRMFGIQKAFMEVLSQGTRFKPAKAKEVGLVDELVDSVEELIPRAKAWIKANPEAHTQPWDAKGYKMPGGTPSSPGLAGILPSFPALLRKQLKGAPMPAPRAILAAAVEGAQVDFDTATRIESRYFVSLVTGQTAKNMIQAFFFDLQTINGGGSRPEGIAKQEIKKVGVLGAGMMGAGIAYVSAKAGFDVVLKDVSLEAAQKGKGYSEKLEAKALERGRTTQERSEALLARITPTADPADLKGVDFVIEAVFENSELKHKVFQEIEDIVEPNAILGSNTSTLPITGLATGVKRQEDFIGIHFFSPVDKMPLVEIIKGEKTSDEALARVFDYTLAIGKTPIVVNDSRGFFTSRVIGTFVNEALAMLGEGVPAASIEQAGKQAGYPAPPLQLSDELNLELMQKIATETRKAAEATGAAYQPHPAEVVVNKMIEIGRPSRLKGAGFYEYADGKRVGLWEGLAETFGSGNTEIPLQDMIDRMLFAEAIETQKCIDEGVITSTADANIGSILGIGYPPYTGGSAQFIVGYQGALGVGKAAFVARAKELAAKYGDRFLPPASLES, from the coding sequence ATGGCAGAGAACACGATTCAGTGGGACAAGGATGCCGACGGCATCGTCACCCTGACGCTGGACGACCCGACCGGTTCGGCCAACGTGATGAACGAGCACTACAAGGCTTCGATGCACAACGCTGTAGAAAAGCTTGTTGCCGAGAAGGATTCGATCACCGGTGTGGTGATCGCCAGCGCCAAGAAGACCTTTTTCGCCGGCGGTGACCTCAAGGGCATGATGAAGATCGGCCCCGACAACGCCGCCGAGGCGTTCGAAGAGGTCGAGACCATCAAGGCCGACCTGCGCAAGCTGGAGACCCTGGGCAAGCCCGTCGTCGCCGCCATCAACGGCGCCGCGCTCGGCGGCGGCCTGGAGATCGCGCTGGCCACCCATCACCGCATCGCCGCCGACGTCAAGGGCGTGGTGATCGGTCTGCCCGAGGTCACCCTGGGCCTGCTGCCCGGCGGTGGCGGCGTGGCCCGCACCGTACGCATGTTCGGCATCCAGAAGGCCTTCATGGAGGTCCTGAGCCAGGGCACCCGGTTCAAGCCCGCCAAGGCCAAGGAGGTCGGGCTGGTCGACGAACTGGTCGACAGCGTCGAGGAATTGATCCCGCGCGCCAAGGCATGGATCAAAGCCAATCCGGAGGCACACACGCAGCCGTGGGATGCCAAGGGCTACAAGATGCCCGGCGGTACGCCGAGCAGCCCCGGCCTGGCCGGGATCCTGCCGTCGTTCCCGGCGCTGCTGCGCAAGCAGCTCAAGGGTGCCCCGATGCCCGCGCCCCGGGCCATCCTGGCCGCCGCGGTCGAGGGTGCGCAGGTGGACTTCGACACCGCGACCCGCATCGAGAGCCGCTATTTCGTCAGCCTCGTCACCGGCCAGACCGCCAAGAACATGATCCAGGCGTTCTTCTTCGACCTGCAGACCATCAACGGCGGCGGTTCGCGTCCCGAGGGCATCGCCAAGCAGGAGATCAAGAAGGTCGGCGTCCTGGGTGCGGGCATGATGGGCGCGGGCATCGCCTACGTGTCGGCCAAGGCAGGCTTCGACGTCGTGCTCAAGGACGTCAGCCTGGAGGCCGCGCAGAAGGGCAAGGGCTACTCCGAGAAGCTGGAGGCCAAGGCACTGGAGCGGGGCCGCACCACGCAGGAGCGCTCCGAGGCGCTGCTGGCCCGGATCACGCCGACCGCCGACCCTGCCGACCTCAAGGGTGTCGACTTCGTCATCGAGGCGGTCTTCGAGAACTCCGAACTCAAGCACAAGGTGTTCCAGGAGATCGAGGACATCGTCGAGCCCAACGCGATCCTCGGCTCGAACACCTCCACGCTGCCGATCACCGGTCTGGCGACCGGCGTGAAGCGCCAGGAGGACTTCATCGGCATCCACTTCTTCTCACCGGTCGACAAGATGCCGCTGGTGGAGATCATCAAGGGCGAGAAAACCTCCGACGAGGCGCTGGCCCGGGTGTTCGACTACACGCTGGCCATCGGCAAGACCCCGATCGTGGTCAACGACAGCCGCGGCTTCTTCACGTCGCGCGTCATCGGCACGTTCGTCAACGAGGCGCTGGCCATGCTCGGTGAGGGTGTGCCCGCGGCCAGCATCGAGCAGGCCGGCAAGCAGGCCGGTTACCCGGCCCCGCCGCTGCAGCTGTCCGATGAGCTCAACCTCGAGCTCATGCAGAAGATCGCGACCGAGACCCGCAAGGCCGCCGAGGCCACCGGCGCCGCCTACCAGCCGCATCCGGCCGAGGTGGTGGTGAACAAGATGATCGAGATCGGTCGGCCGTCGCGTCTGAAGGGCGCAGGCTTCTACGAGTACGCCGACGGCAAGCGCGTGGGTCTGTGGGAGGGTCTCGCCGAGACCTTCGGCTCGGGCAACACCGAGATCCCGCTGCAGGACATGATCGACCGCATGCTGTTCGCCGAGGCGATCGAGACCCAGAAGTGCATCGACGAGGGTGTCATCACCTCGACCGCCGACGCGAACATCGGCTCGATCCTGGGCATCGGCTACCCGCCGTACACCGGCGGCAGCGCGCAGTTCATCGTGGGCTACCAGGGTGCGCTGGGTGTCGGCAAGGCGGCCTTCGTGGCCCGCGCCAAGGAACTGGCCGCCAAGTACGGCGACCGCTTCCTGCCGCCTGCCTCGCTGGAGTCCTGA